The Gossypium hirsutum isolate 1008001.06 chromosome D02, Gossypium_hirsutum_v2.1, whole genome shotgun sequence region tatttagcggcgtttgtgggaaaagcaccgctaaagatctcggcctttagcggcgtttttgggaaagcgccgctgAAGGTCTCGGCCTtcagcggcgtttttgggaaaagcACCGCTGAAGGTCTCGgcctttagcagcgtttgtgggaaaagcgacgctaaaggtcttggtctttagcggcgtttttagaaaagaacgccgctaaagttagcgacgcattctttagcggcgtttttttcggCGCTTTTTAGCaccgctaaaagtatttgcggcgctttgAGAAGCACcggaaaaaacgccactaaagaatgcgtcgctaactttagcggcgtttttagataaaaacgccgctaaagaccgtgacctttagcggcgcttctcacaaacgccgctaaagaccaagacctttagcggcccatttcccacaaacaccgctaatgaccaagacctttagcgacgcttttcccacaaacgccgctaaagaccaagacctttagcgacgATTTTATAACaatcgccgctaaagaccaagacctttagcggcgcttttattaAAAACGCCGCGAAAGAACAAACATTTAGCGGCGCTTctaacaaaaacgccgctaaaaacataatcttttaaaaaaattattttaatcaaataatatttatttttatgataaatattatattatgtttcattttttaaatttgaacttattatactttttaaggacaaataaaaaatattatttaaattaaattttctatgaaaattttaactttaaaactaaatataaaaattaatgaatttaattttagaatttaaaataataaattaataacacaattaaaattcaaaagttaaaactcaagttatcgtaaatattaaagtaaaaataagaatttagaatcaaaactaaaataaacaatgGAAAGATAGCTCAAATGTAGGTTTTTGCTGCAAGTTACACAGACAATAACGAAAAATTAAACACCacacataaaatttatcaaactaGTTAAGAAATACATGGTGCAGCCATACagtataaataaaatagaatcatagggtaattttgcataaatatctTCAGAGTACCAAGAACAATTTGTCACAAAAtttaaaacatgataaaaaaaaaagaacaggtaGCAGACAAGCTATTTGTTACTTTTTGTTTTGCTTCCAAGGCTTCCTTGGCTGCCTTCATCTTGGCAACAGAATCATCTTCATCATCCCTGCTTAAGAAAACAAAGAACCTATTGTTAAACAATTTAgaactagaaaaagaaaagaaccatgTTACTCGGACTTAGGTATGAGTGTTAGGTGTCAGTATAAAGTTatgaaaacataatataattaaagttAATTAGCAAAAATATGCATACATACCGCCACAACTGTTGTTTTCAGAGCTAAGCCATGAATACGAGGCAGAATGGCTTCTTTCACAAGCTGAACATGAAGAATAATTTGAAACATAAAGCTAGTACTTCAACAATAGGCTATCATCATGAATACAATAACGAAAAAGAACATCAAAAATATAGATGAAACTTACAAGGTGTTTGACACCATACTGTCTAATCCATATTTCACAACCGACAAATtcctatttttaatatatttacaaaaataactgAAAATACTGCAATGCACTCGGAATAGCTCAAAGATGCTTGAACAAAATCCATTATGAGGTCGATTAGCTTGTTTCACAAGCTGTAAAGCATAAAAAAGTAATCTTAAATAACCAGCTGTTACTTGTTGGCACTTAACACCCTCattatagaaatataaacaaGAATATAACAGCtaaaaataactcaaaacatgAAGATCATGCTTCTCTTTCACAGTgatctggaaaaataaatttgagctAAAATCCATACAAAAATATTGATGGTGACAAATGCAACTTACGATAGGTAAAGACCCACTATTATGACTACAAAAAGGAAGTGGAACTATGCTATGGAGGAATAAACTTATTAGCCTACCAGATCAGAgtatgttttctttttaaataataaagagaATCATCAAAATTAAACATGGAGATCCAGCACTATAAGAGTTGAAGAACAAAAGTTATCTGACAAAAAGTGCTGGATGTACTAcgaatgatttttattaatttctctatttttgcGACACAAGCCAGTGACATTTCTTACATTAAATTACTCAAGAAGTTGGTCAAGCATGCGAGCAATTAATGAAAAAATCAAGCACAATCATTCAAACAAAATGCCAAAAAGTTGTAAGTTTTGGTCTCTCCATCCATTGTTTCAAGTTTTGGTCTCTCCATCCATTTACACCATCCAACAATCAACAGGTACTAATGATTTCCCCTTTTTGTAATATTCAATAACAAGCATAAATAACATCCAAGTTAAAGATCTAGCAATATAAATGATTCTCTTCTAAAATATGTTTAATCAATTTATGATTATTAGTGCATACAACAAAAGATGAGAAGGTAAACTTCTGTTAAAGTTTAGTTAGTTTAGTTAGTTTCCTATCTGGAGTCTACGCAGTCGTTAAagtccaaattaaagtaaaacttCTGTTTCTTCTAGGAGTAAGGATGTTTGGAGTCTATattaatcaatttactctttcaattgagatatgaaattattatatgAGAACTTCTGCAGTATTCCATCATAATTGTGTGATGCAATCAACCATAGGTGCAAGGAACCCATGGAATCTTTATCAGTGTTttcacttattttattttcttggttCTCTTAAGAATCTCATATCATAAATAAAGCCTCACCACCTAACTCTAATAAATCACTGAGATTGAGAAAACTTTGGGCATATACAGAGGAAAGCACACGAAGCCACATTAACATAAATGATAAAAGAGCACACTATATAAACAAGAGATTCATCATCATTCAGCAAAGGCAAACCTTTCCACACCGATTAAATATTTGTTCTAATGTTGATACATACAGGATTATCAACAATGAGTACAAATGTTTAGCAAAGCCTAAGTTTCAGTAACTAGGTGCACGCATGTGATCAAAGTATATCCATATTAAGAAGTTTTAATTGAGCTGCATCATTAGTATATTTTACATTCATTGTATGCAGATGTGAGTGTTTTGTAGTACAATATAGTGATATATTGCTTTTTTCATATCAAcatgatatattttttattatatttaaatgctTAACGCACCGTTATCCTTCCTGGTTTTGTTATAACATGGAAAAATCCACTCCTTTAATTCACAAACCAGATATCAAAGCTTATGTCaacatataaaaagaaaaatgatatacAGGTTTTAAAATGTGTGCTCCctaaacataaaacaaattatCACACTAAGCTAGCTCCAATGCCATTAAAACAATTAGAAACAATACAATAAATGTCAATGCAATTACCTTCCACCATACAGTAAAAAGCCAAGTGCCGCAAACAGTGACAAACCTGCACATATATAGTGAGGATCAAATATCCACTCATTATTGAAACAAATTACAATAGGATTAACATTTATAAAGCATCTAAACTAAGTGATTATCCTGAATCATGGTACATCAACAGAGCACCAAAGTTACTCAACAGTTAACTACTAAAAATCTATTAAGAACACCAAAAAGACTTACCTGCAAAGAACATTTTAGATAGAATGACTAAAAGTGGAATATATTTCCACCACAATATCAGCCACATTGCTATCTGAAATCAAGTACCACAGCCTCATGTTAGAGAAACTTTATGAACATCTTGTCTGAAGCAATGTTTCAAAGGAAATCAATTATGCAACAACACTTACAAAGGTGACAGAATCATTAAACTTGCTAgataagaaaaaatatatacctatgttacttggactcagGTATGAGTGTCAGATATGAGTATGTATCTGACATAGGTGTGGTTAGTTTTCCTATGTATTTGAAGGATCCTCGGAGGTCATATCTTCATATCCGTGTTTCGAACATAAATTTCGGTCATGGGTACTTCATGAAAAATGAAGAGTCCGAACAACTTAGATATATTTTGTGGGTTCATATTTACTACTAAAATTTGCAAGTGCTAGAAACATCCTTGCATTGTTCTAGCAAATGAAATAGCGTATTCCAACTTACTaacctattttatggtttatccCTCATCCAACTAATggcaaaataaatatcatattcttcTAACCTTCAAAAATCTGCAAATGCTATATACATCATTCCCCACTTAACATGTATAGAATATGTGACAAATCAACAAACTAAGTTATGTGAAACTATATAACATTATTGTCTGGACCAAACATTACTAGCTCTCAAACAAAGAGAAAAACAATTTCAAATTCTCCTTTCTATGGGCACTTTACCAAAATAATAGAACATAAATATCACCTGAATAGTATAAACTACAGCATTAGTTGTAAAGAAACTAGGCCTCAATCTATCAGTTGATACAGCACGTGCCTGTTTACGATAGACAAAGTTTAAGATAAAGTCTCATAAAATTAGAAAGCAGGAGGCAGGGAGGCAACTCATGAAGCTCAAATAACCTAACCTGGTAGTAAATCTCAgcccaaaacaaaatcaaaagtgCATATGTCGTGAACAAAGCTAGACTCGGCATGTCAAGCAAGATATGTTGAACAATCTAAAAAAGATGCGAAAATCAAGCAACAATTTATGAACAACTTAAGTATGagtatatattttcaaaatataaacgcAATGAGCAATGGTGTCCCAAACCTCTGGATGTAAATTCTGCACACTCCGTCTGAAAACAAAAACTAAGGCGCGAACTGTGTTAAAAAAGAAATCGCGTTAAATACAGAAaccaaaatactaaaaataaaaagcttccattaaaattttataaatacaaaCCCCCATTCACcagaaaatttagaaaatggaAGACCTTCTGCGTGGTCCAACCATACTCGGGAACTCTCATTTGTATCCGAATCAATTGAAcctaaaaaatatcaattaacgACAACAACGTTAAGACCATAAATATACTAAAATAGAATCTTAATTCCACTTgatttcttaaataaaaatttcttatCACATTTTAGATAGAATGTCTAAAACTGGGATATAACCAGCAAAACGCAGCCTTCTTGTTGACCATCATTGTCGCTTTCTACATCCCAAAGCCCCTGGAATACACAGCAACTTCAAGCACATATTAGAAACATTTCGACTGAGTTAAAAGTGTCAAAATGGAGAACAATGAAGCAACGAAAGAAGAGCTAATACGAAAATGGAGAACAATGAAGCTAAATGAAGCATGgtaaaggaagaagatgaagcaACGGTGTAGCCATTGTTTTTTGTTTGTATAAAAGAGGAATAGAAATGTTTTTTTGGGACGAATGAAATGTGAGGAAGAAGATGAGGAGATGCAGAGGACCGCCGATTTTGGGAAATTGGGGGGAAAAATAAAGGGAATCGGGGTAGGGGGAGAAATGGTTTGGGAAAAATTAAAGGGCTGCTGATTTGGGGAAATTGGGGGGAAAAATAAAGGGAATCGGGGTAGGGGAGAAAGGAATTGGGGGGAAAAAGAGTGGGGGGAATCGATTTTgggaaaagaagggaaaaaataataaataataaaatattttttgcgaCGCttctttaaaaacgccgctaaaggcccgagcattagTGGCACttctttaaaaacgccgctaaaagcccgagcattagcggcgcttcttaaaaaacgccgctaaagccccgaaaACTCAAAAAAGGACGtggttgggcttaggtttttttgcggcaCTTTTTggaaaatgccgctaatgctcatttttagcagcgttttcctgaaagcgccgctaatactcgatctttagtggcgttttcttaAAAGCGCCGGTAATGCTtaatttttagcggcattttttatccaaacgccactaaaaatgccgctaaaagccaaTTTTGGTGTAGTGAGTGTAGCTTCcagaatctataaaacaatgaatgaACAAACACACCGAAAGcttaatagcttagtaagtcataagcaaataattttCAAAGAATACATATAAGTTATACTAATAGGCCGAATTCAACTAATCTTGAACacatatctatatatacatactcatattTAAGTGACTAATTCATCTTCTCATGTTATGCAAAGTACTTACCTTTATTTCCAAACTTCGTATAACTTAAACATACTTGAATTGTTTAGTTCAAACTCACATTCAATTTTTCCATATAATTTCTTGTTATACCATTCAGAATCAAAAAGGATATTCGGACAGCTCTAaatagctcatacaatgccaacgtcccagatgtggtcttacatgtatccAAATAACGATGCCGCTGTCtcggacagggtcttacacgaaaacataTACGATgtctatgtcccagacatggtcttacacataaatctcaatTCAACGCCAACATCTCAGATGTGATCTTACACATTATTACATATCAAAATTCATGTAGTTCGTACTATTTTCGAATGTCGTAATTCAATTGAATTAAATTCGAGATTAATCATATTAAGCTAAATTCAATATGGCATTGAagatatacatataaaaaattcaattcggttacgtataaaataaatacattcaatttagCATTAATTattcacttacgaacttacctcggacgaagacAAGCGGATGGAATCAACTACTCGACCACTTTCGACTTCCCCCgttctaattccgttttcttttcttcttgatctagataaattcaaatttagctgtttaataacacatttcattcaatttaaaccaaaaacacataatttgggcaattttcactttagcccttaaaatttacatttttcacaatttagtccctatttcataaaatcacaaaatacacaaaattcatcaaaaccatgcTTTATTTGAATCTTCCTatggtccctagcagcccatatatttcatttatttcacatttaaggccctaaatttttttatttcacgaaTAAATCCCAAaatgctcaaattcatcaaaaatccaaatacaaaacatatttagCTATCACATATCCTTCCTATTTCATCAACTATCATCACAAAGCTTACAAAATCATCAATGACTCATTTCAAACtcataatcaaattttaaaattgaggcatgggcttgatagattattaagcaacaaccacaaaaacataaaaatcatcaaaaatgaatcaaaacacataccttaatcaagcaaaaTTCTAGCCGAAACCTAGCTAGCTTTTTCTTTTCGTTTCTTTCTTTGTATATTCGGCAAGATGAACACAAAATGGCCACTAATGcatgtttgttttaatttaataaacattaaaacatcaattactattttatccttaaCGAATTAACATGAAAACCATTTAATACAAGCCCATTTATGTCCATGCATACTTACAatagtcaaatatcaacataaggacccccacattataaaagccatagcaaaatagcactttaacaaatagctagccacttttgcattttacacaattaagtcatttttataaaatcaagCACGCAAACgataaaaattttcacaaaaaattttcacacataaatTAACATGTTATagaaaccaaaaataatattaaaatatttttctgactcagatttgtggtcccgaaaccactatccgactagggtctaaactgggctgttacaacgACCACCTTTGATATCAGATGGGTCATATGTcacgggatcaatcaaagcacaAAATTGATACATAATAGACGAAACTCTCATTGGTGATGTTCCGAAGATTTTGTGCCTAAgtcttttacgaagttctatcaaatctatgttctggttaaaaaccagtcgcgttgtgttctccgataaaaaaTAACGCCGTTCTCGGTGTCACAAACCttaccatcatagtaaataacagcactaatacgttcactcatctttaaattctattctgcttagcctctctaatttttcttgCTGTAACTTACGCAACAtgagaatgaaatttggctcatttatagtcTAAGGTCAAGCaaaaactactgtagaaaaagagcgtccacgtgggagcttttttcagtaattttgctgacagtgcatcctgtttgaagtgttttttacactatttttttaaaaccgtcttctaaaatttattttttcaagaactacTGCAGAAAAAGAgggtccacgtgggagcttttttcaataATTCtgttgacagtgcatcctgcttgaagaattttgaaactatttttttagaatcgtcttcttaaaattatttttcaagaacTACTATAGAAAAAGAGCGTTCACATGGGagcttttttagtaattttgctaacagtgcatcctgcttgaagcatttttgacattattttttcagaaccgtcttctcaaaattaatttttctaaaactactgtagaaaaaaacaaaatccttcttgtcaatataatttttttctaaacccttaacctaaacacaaatttatttttaaaaaaactaaaccctaatttaattaattttcttaaaaactttaaaccctaatttaatttatttatttaaaacccctaaaacctaatttaattaatttttttaaaaaactttaaaccttgatttattttttgaaattcttaaactctaaataaataaaaccctaaattattttaacaaaacactATCACTAAAACCTTAAACCCACAAACCCTAGGCACTAAACATGTGAATAGCCCTAACCCTAGAAAAACACGAGCTAAAACGCGTCCCTGAGGAAGTGATTTTTCCATGTCAgcaaagcgcgtccacgtcagcgcgttttGTGCTAACATGGCAAAATCGCTCCTTTAGGGACGCGATTTGCTGAAATTTCCCCCTAAAACGTTCCTACGTGGACGCGTATTGTAGTTTTCAGTCTATTTCGGTAAATGATGAAAAAAGTGGCCCATTTCTTTAAATAAAGTTGGAAATGGGCCTTTATTGGTAAAATGGTcaaattaattattgtttttaacCAAATAATTATGGTGAGAAAAATCAATTTAGATTGGGAAAACTAAtcggttaaatttattattttaaattatatagttgaagttatttaaattttcaactcGATTTAAATAGCTTaacttaaattttgattttaaaattttcaacttgaTATGTCCGTAGGTTGGATCatagtttgattttaaaaaattttccaaacttaAGCTTGAATTCAATTCGACCTGACAATTCATTTTTTTgttcatatattaataaaatgttaattatattttttatatggatgaatatttggtaaattagccatacttttttttaacttcataAGTAGACTTATAAATTTGCCGAGtgtcatatttattttatatttttttttaattttttttaaaaataccctATATACACTTGTAATCAATCCAACTCAGTTTGGGGAATTCTTAAATTCGATTGGTagtttacaaaatatttttccttttgatttttatatttttataattaagtttaagtTAAAAAGCatttattatttaagttgaaTCTAGTTTGGTCTAGTTCGATGTAAAAAAATAACTCCTTTATCAAGCTTGTATTGGGTGAGCAACCTATAGATAGTTCAAGATTAGAAATGTAacaattcaaattatttgaataactcaaataattaaaattattataattcaaCCTTATTTCTTGTACATAATTTTGGTCAAAATCATATGTGACTTGATCAAACTGATATTTCCTATAATAGTTAAGGACTTGTATGTAATTTCTATTAGGTTTTCTCTGATTCTTCTCACGCTTTTTTGGTGTTGTCTATGGGGTTCTCGTCGATCTCTGACTCTGATTTCTCTTATTGGTTCTTTGGTGTGGGTTCCAGAGACTTGAACAGAAATCAAAATGCAAAATATAATTTGAGTCTCTAATCGCAATAAGAAGAAAAATTatagtaaaaattgataaaacTAACAACTACAACCACTAAACTTGGAAAAATAAAGATCCTAAACCtaaaaaatagagaagaaaatAACGTTTAAGCTAAAAAGATGATAGAAAGGGTGGTTCTTTTAAGTTAACAACCAAAACATCTTTTATACAAACAAAATTTCAACCCTAACATTGACAAAATTGCCCTTGAAGTATATATGTTAACTTAGGTCGGTGTTGGACGAAAAGTTACCCCTGCAGTATTTTTCACTTCGTCAAGTAACGGTGTTACGACGTCCAAGCTTCAGTGTTGTCATGACTCCTTCACTTCAACCACTTTCAGTGATATCGTGACCTTGAAGGCCTGGCATTACGACTATGACTATGGGCTCAATGTCGCAACACCCTCGATAGTCTACTCTAGGTTGATTTCTTGTTGAAGTCTTGCACCATCGAGGTCAAGGATGCTCAATTTCATGATACC contains the following coding sequences:
- the LOC107910372 gene encoding tobamovirus multiplication protein 3 isoform X4 produces the protein MRVPEYGWTTQKVFHFLNFLVNGVRALVFVFRRSVQNLHPEARAVSTDRLRPSFFTTNAVVYTIQIAMWLILWWKYIPLLVILSKMFFAGLSLFAALGFLLYGGSL
- the LOC107910372 gene encoding tobamovirus multiplication protein 3 isoform X1 is translated as MRVPEYGWTTQKVFHFLNFLVNGVRALVFVFRRSVQNLHPEIVQHILLDMPSLALFTTYALLILFWAEIYYQARAVSTDRLRPSFFTTNAVVYTIQIAMWLILWWKYIPLLVILSKMFFAGLSLFAALGFLLYGGSL
- the LOC107910372 gene encoding tobamovirus multiplication protein 3 isoform X3, which gives rise to MRVPEYGWTTQKVFHFLNFLVNGVRALVFVFRRSVQNLHPEIVQHILLDMPSLALFTTYALLILFWAEIYYQIAMWLILWWKYIPLLVILSKMFFAGLSLFAALGFLLYGGSL